The Spongiibacter tropicus DSM 19543 genome includes a region encoding these proteins:
- a CDS encoding aspartate aminotransferase family protein, producing the protein MSIFEQRESEIRAYCRTYPVVFDTASNARQTDDQGREYIDFFAGAGVLNFGHNNPHMKQAMIDYLQRDGVTHSLDMHTTAKRAFMEDFTRTILEPRHMPHKMQFMGPTGTNAVEAALKLARRVTGRSEVVAFSKGFHGMTLGALACTANSYFRSAAGVSLDNVSHYPFDCDADSRDHTLGGGVEALAQLRALYKDGSAGLAPPAAFLVETIQAEGGVNVASQAWLEALQTLAHELGALFIVDDIQVGCGRTGHYFSFDGLGLNPDIVCLAKGLGGVGTPIAMNLVKPEHDQHWSPGEHTGTFRGQGLSFVAGREALRYFDGDDFMSEVRAKGETMHSAMQVIAERHQGVELRGKGMILGLDVGDGELAKAIVGECFKEGLLVSACGSGGRVVKLIPPLTIPDADLQQGLDTLASVSNRILEAA; encoded by the coding sequence ATGAGCATTTTTGAGCAACGTGAATCCGAGATCCGCGCCTACTGCCGGACGTACCCGGTAGTGTTCGATACGGCCAGCAATGCGCGCCAGACGGACGACCAGGGTCGCGAGTACATCGATTTTTTCGCCGGCGCAGGGGTGCTGAATTTCGGGCACAACAATCCGCATATGAAGCAGGCGATGATCGACTACCTGCAGCGCGACGGCGTCACCCACAGCCTGGATATGCACACCACCGCCAAGCGCGCCTTTATGGAGGACTTCACCCGCACCATTCTCGAACCCCGACATATGCCCCACAAAATGCAATTCATGGGGCCGACCGGGACCAATGCGGTTGAAGCGGCGTTGAAACTGGCTCGCCGTGTCACCGGGCGCAGTGAAGTGGTGGCGTTCAGCAAGGGCTTTCACGGCATGACGCTCGGCGCATTGGCCTGCACTGCCAACAGTTACTTCCGCTCAGCCGCAGGCGTCTCGCTGGACAATGTCAGTCACTACCCCTTCGACTGCGACGCCGACAGCCGCGACCACACACTGGGAGGCGGTGTTGAAGCGTTGGCGCAACTGCGGGCGCTATACAAGGATGGCAGTGCGGGGCTGGCGCCGCCGGCGGCTTTTCTGGTGGAAACCATTCAGGCCGAGGGCGGCGTCAATGTCGCCAGCCAGGCCTGGCTGGAAGCCCTGCAAACCCTGGCCCACGAGCTGGGCGCCCTGTTTATTGTCGATGACATTCAGGTGGGCTGCGGGCGCACCGGTCACTACTTCAGCTTTGACGGCCTCGGTTTAAACCCCGATATCGTCTGCCTTGCCAAGGGCCTGGGCGGCGTGGGTACGCCCATCGCCATGAATCTGGTGAAACCGGAACACGACCAACACTGGTCGCCCGGCGAACATACCGGCACGTTCAGAGGACAGGGGCTGTCCTTTGTCGCCGGACGCGAAGCGCTGCGCTATTTCGACGGCGACGACTTCATGAGCGAAGTCCGCGCAAAAGGCGAGACCATGCACAGCGCCATGCAAGTGATCGCAGAGCGACACCAAGGTGTGGAGCTGCGCGGCAAAGGCATGATTCTCGGCCTGGACGTCGGCGACGGCGAACTCGCTAAAGCCATTGTCGGCGAGTGCTTCAAAGAAGGGCTGCTGGTCTCTGCCTGTGGCAGCGGCGGTCGGGTCGTGAAACTGATTCCGCCGCTGACCATTCCCGACGCCGACCTGCAACAGGGTCTGGACACGCTTGCAAGCGTCAGTAACCGTATTCTGGAGGCCGCATGA
- the cspE gene encoding transcription antiterminator/RNA stability regulator CspE: MSTVTGTVKWFNETKGFGFIAQENGPDVFAHFSAISGSGFKTLVEGQQVEFTVSQGQKGPQAENIVVL, translated from the coding sequence ATGTCTACTGTAACCGGCACTGTTAAATGGTTTAACGAAACTAAGGGCTTCGGCTTCATCGCTCAGGAAAACGGCCCCGACGTATTCGCTCACTTCAGCGCGATCAGCGGCTCAGGCTTCAAAACCCTGGTTGAAGGTCAGCAAGTTGAGTTCACTGTTAGCCAAGGCCAGAAAGGTCCTCAGGCTGAGAACATCGTCGTCCTGTAA
- a CDS encoding NAD-dependent succinate-semialdehyde dehydrogenase translates to MLIARNPFNGEIIAEYPALTPTQMHERIGDADRAFDSWQSSTFEDRAKVLKAVARELRADKDRLAELMAIEMGKPIKEGVPEVEKAAWCAEFYADNAEQFLSTETLASDASNSYVCYQPLGTVLGILPWNAPLWLAFRFLAPALMAGNTCAMKHDPNVPASAAGIAEAFQRAGAPSDIMVNLPLETGNVEQAIRDPRIRAVSFTGSDAAGRKVAALAGAELKPAVLELGGSDPFVVLADADLEKAADIAVLSRIINAGQSCIAAKRVIVEEPVYGTFVEMLQSRLAKLRLGDPLDKGTDIGPLARADLRQNLHRQVSETIDAGAQCLLGGELPEGPGFFYPATLLTEVSETMCAFNEETFGPVMCVTRAADMEEALQLANETDYGLGAGIWTANTELAEQMALRIDAGQVAINGIVKTDPRLPSGGIKRSGYGRELGPHGIREFVNAKQLWIA, encoded by the coding sequence ATGCTGATAGCGAGAAACCCGTTTAATGGCGAGATTATCGCCGAGTACCCGGCGCTGACACCCACTCAGATGCACGAGCGTATCGGCGATGCCGACCGCGCCTTTGATAGCTGGCAGAGCAGTACCTTCGAAGACCGGGCAAAGGTACTGAAAGCCGTTGCCCGCGAGCTGCGCGCCGACAAGGATCGGCTCGCAGAACTGATGGCAATCGAAATGGGTAAGCCGATCAAAGAAGGCGTGCCGGAAGTTGAGAAAGCCGCCTGGTGCGCGGAATTCTATGCCGACAATGCCGAGCAGTTCCTGAGCACAGAGACTCTGGCCTCTGATGCCTCAAACAGCTACGTCTGCTACCAGCCACTGGGCACAGTGTTGGGCATTCTGCCCTGGAACGCGCCCCTGTGGCTGGCCTTTCGCTTTCTGGCGCCTGCACTCATGGCGGGCAATACCTGCGCCATGAAGCACGACCCTAACGTCCCGGCCAGCGCGGCGGGTATTGCCGAGGCCTTCCAGCGAGCGGGCGCGCCCAGCGACATTATGGTTAACCTGCCGCTGGAAACCGGCAACGTCGAGCAGGCAATTCGCGACCCCAGAATTCGCGCCGTGTCGTTCACTGGCTCCGACGCTGCCGGGCGCAAAGTTGCCGCACTGGCGGGCGCCGAGCTGAAACCCGCCGTGCTCGAACTCGGCGGCTCAGACCCCTTCGTAGTATTGGCTGACGCCGACCTGGAGAAGGCCGCCGATATCGCGGTACTGTCGCGTATCATCAACGCCGGACAAAGCTGTATTGCCGCCAAGCGTGTCATTGTTGAAGAGCCGGTGTACGGCACCTTCGTCGAGATGTTGCAAAGTCGGCTGGCAAAACTGCGCCTCGGTGACCCACTGGACAAGGGCACCGACATTGGTCCCCTTGCCCGCGCAGATCTTCGGCAGAATCTTCACCGGCAAGTCAGCGAAACCATCGACGCTGGCGCACAGTGTTTGCTGGGCGGCGAGCTGCCCGAGGGGCCGGGATTCTTCTATCCAGCCACCCTGCTCACCGAAGTCAGTGAGACGATGTGTGCCTTCAACGAGGAGACCTTTGGCCCGGTCATGTGCGTGACCCGCGCCGCCGATATGGAAGAGGCGCTGCAACTCGCCAATGAAACCGACTACGGTCTCGGCGCCGGCATCTGGACCGCCAACACGGAACTGGCTGAGCAGATGGCCCTGCGTATCGACGCCGGGCAGGTCGCCATTAACGGTATTGTCAAAACGGATCCACGTCTGCCCAGCGGCGGCATCAAGCGCTCGGGCTATGGTCGAGAACTGGGGCCTCATGGAATCCGTGAATTTGTAAATGCCAAGCAGCTCTGGATCGCCTGA
- the doeB2 gene encoding N(2)-acetyl-L-2,4-diaminobutanoate deacetylase DoeB2, which yields MSTVWQDIVRNAISLRRELHQHPELGWQEQGTAERIRQQLTALDIPWRVCAKTGTVACLNAGSSGRHIALRGDIDALPIVEQTELDWASHTSGCMHACGHDGHTATLIATASWLKAHEAELPGPVTLIFQPAEEGGHGAREMIHDGALENVDEIFGWHNWPALAFGELICPDGIVMCGNGTFSIRVIGQGGHASQPELCRDPVLGASAITLALQQVVSRRLAPQASAVLSITSIEAPSAATVIPGEAKLGGSIRVPDENTRQQLNQLIEEIAQQTATAYGLQCEVECHPRYQATINHADAASRVRHCWRQLYGSDAINHSLPVPIMASEDFSYYLREIPGAFALIGADDGNGHDAPCHSAYYDFNDQLIPKVVRLYAALAGAADDRLG from the coding sequence ATGTCTACGGTTTGGCAAGACATTGTGCGCAACGCCATATCACTGCGCCGAGAACTGCACCAACACCCCGAACTGGGCTGGCAGGAGCAGGGTACCGCCGAACGTATCCGCCAGCAGCTCACCGCTCTCGACATCCCCTGGCGGGTCTGCGCCAAAACCGGCACTGTGGCCTGTTTGAATGCCGGCAGCTCCGGCCGTCATATCGCCCTGCGAGGCGATATCGATGCCCTCCCCATTGTTGAGCAAACCGAACTTGACTGGGCCTCGCACACCTCTGGCTGCATGCACGCCTGTGGGCATGACGGCCATACCGCTACGCTCATTGCGACCGCCAGCTGGTTAAAGGCTCACGAAGCCGAACTGCCCGGCCCGGTAACACTGATTTTCCAGCCCGCCGAGGAAGGGGGGCACGGTGCCCGGGAAATGATCCACGACGGTGCATTGGAAAATGTCGATGAAATCTTCGGCTGGCACAATTGGCCCGCCCTTGCCTTTGGTGAACTGATCTGCCCCGACGGCATTGTGATGTGCGGCAACGGCACCTTCAGCATCCGCGTTATCGGACAGGGCGGCCACGCCAGTCAGCCCGAACTCTGTCGCGACCCGGTACTGGGCGCCAGCGCCATTACCCTGGCCCTGCAACAGGTAGTAAGCCGCCGGCTGGCACCACAGGCCAGCGCCGTGCTCAGCATCACCAGTATTGAAGCCCCCAGCGCCGCTACCGTTATCCCCGGCGAGGCCAAGCTGGGTGGCAGCATCCGCGTTCCCGACGAAAACACCCGACAACAACTGAATCAGCTCATAGAGGAGATCGCCCAACAGACAGCCACTGCTTACGGTCTGCAGTGTGAGGTGGAATGCCACCCCCGCTATCAGGCCACCATCAACCATGCCGATGCCGCGAGTCGCGTCCGCCATTGCTGGCGACAACTCTACGGCAGCGACGCCATCAACCACAGCCTGCCGGTGCCGATTATGGCCTCGGAAGACTTCAGCTATTACTTGCGTGAAATTCCCGGCGCTTTCGCCCTTATCGGCGCCGATGACGGGAATGGCCACGACGCCCCCTGTCACAGTGCCTATTACGACTTCAACGACCAGCTAATTCCCAAAGTTGTCCGCCTCTATGCTGCCCTCGCGGGTGCGGCGGACGACCGACTCGGCTAA
- the doeA gene encoding ectoine hydrolase: MKQRDDMTFANEEYQQRINGLRQRMQERRLDAVVISDPENIMYLTDYQTTGYSFFQALVVPIDDEPFMITRAMEESNIHARTWIERTRPYPDTGDAIQMLVDALREFGLADKRIGYERNSYFFPAYQQDRIHTTLTDAKLLDCFGIVEEGRVCKSPAEIELMHRAAIATEEGMKAGIEAVQAGVTENEIGAAVSAAMFRAGGEPPAVMPYVTSGPRSMIGHATWEGRTVQPGDHVFLEVGGCYRRYHTAMMRTVLTGPQTDALLHAQERMIYALDQVHELFQPGMTVSDADNMIRNIISDNHCGARLITRSGYSIGIAFPPSWDEGYIVSLKQGESTVLKEGMTFHIIPWMWGVEGDKTVGISDTIYITEDGCRSFFTTPREMTVKPPQDAAMPIKLDEVKGRKKNQDNTPEKAEQKS, encoded by the coding sequence ATGAAACAACGCGATGACATGACCTTTGCCAATGAGGAGTACCAACAGCGCATCAACGGCCTGCGTCAGCGAATGCAGGAGCGGCGGCTTGATGCGGTGGTGATTTCCGACCCGGAAAACATCATGTACCTCACCGACTACCAGACCACCGGCTACTCTTTTTTTCAGGCACTGGTGGTACCGATAGATGACGAGCCATTCATGATTACCCGGGCCATGGAGGAATCCAATATCCATGCTCGCACCTGGATCGAGCGTACCCGACCCTACCCCGACACCGGCGACGCCATTCAAATGCTGGTCGACGCGCTGCGGGAGTTCGGTCTGGCCGACAAGCGCATCGGCTATGAGCGCAACAGCTACTTTTTCCCCGCCTACCAGCAGGACCGCATTCACACCACATTGACCGATGCAAAGCTGCTGGACTGTTTCGGCATTGTGGAAGAAGGCCGTGTGTGCAAATCGCCGGCGGAAATCGAGCTGATGCACCGCGCCGCCATCGCCACCGAAGAAGGCATGAAGGCCGGTATCGAGGCGGTACAGGCTGGCGTGACAGAAAACGAAATCGGCGCGGCCGTCAGCGCCGCCATGTTTCGTGCGGGCGGCGAACCCCCAGCAGTGATGCCCTACGTCACCTCAGGCCCGCGCAGCATGATCGGCCACGCCACCTGGGAGGGCCGCACCGTACAACCGGGCGACCATGTATTTCTGGAAGTCGGCGGCTGCTATCGCCGCTACCACACCGCGATGATGCGCACCGTGCTCACGGGCCCGCAGACCGATGCCTTGCTTCATGCGCAGGAGCGAATGATCTATGCGCTGGATCAGGTCCACGAGCTGTTCCAGCCGGGCATGACCGTCTCTGACGCCGACAATATGATCCGCAACATCATCTCCGACAACCACTGCGGTGCTCGGCTGATTACCCGCTCGGGTTACTCCATTGGTATCGCCTTCCCGCCGAGCTGGGATGAAGGCTATATCGTCAGCCTCAAGCAGGGGGAGTCCACCGTACTCAAAGAGGGGATGACCTTTCACATCATTCCCTGGATGTGGGGCGTGGAAGGCGATAAAACTGTAGGCATTTCCGACACGATCTATATTACTGAAGACGGCTGCCGTTCGTTCTTCACCACCCCTCGAGAAATGACCGTAAAGCCGCCGCAAGATGCTGCCATGCCGATCAAACTGGATGAGGTAAAAGGCCGCAAGAAGAACCAGGACAACACTCCTGAAAAAGCCGAACAGAAGTCCTAG
- the rbbA gene encoding ribosome-associated ATPase/putative transporter RbbA, giving the protein MSHGDSAVACRDVSLHYGQCCALDKLSLSVPTGKMVGLIGPDGVGKSSLLALIAGARKIQDGELNVLGGDMRDSRHRNRICPRIAYMPQGLGKNLYATLSVEENLQFFGRLFDHDADERRRRIDQLTHSTGLYDFLDRPAGKLSGGMKQKLGLCCALIHDPDLLILDEPTTGVDPLARSQFWQLISDIRRRRPAMSVIVATAYMDEARNADTLIAMNQGRILANGSPEQLLAKTGSDSLESAFIALLPEAQRRDYQPVQIPPLNISEQADYAIEASELTMRFGDFVAVDHVNFKIRRGEIFGFLGSNGCGKSTTMKMLTGLLPASEGDAKLFGKAIDPRDLAVRHRVGYMSQSFSLYSELTVMQNLVLHARLFGVDDADIPGRAEEMLERFSLTGVRDSLPGNLPLGLRQRLSLAVALVHKPELLILDEPTSGVDPVARDNFWRLLVSLSRQDGVTIFISTHFMNEAERCDRISLMHAGRVLISDTPTAIQRSRQAESLEAAFIEYLSEASRQRRDSDVDAAPELADTPRKINPHFSWRRTLSYTRREALELRRDPVRGMLALIGSVFLMIVMGYGISLDVEDLTYAIYDLDQTNLSQSYALNLSGSRYFIERPPIKSYDDMDARLRSGDLALAIEIPPGFARDAKRGDTVTVAAWVDGSMPSRAETVGGYVQGIHQNWLIQIARMQMGMDAQTLATAASVETRFRYNPDVTSLPAMVPAIMPILLLLIPAMLTALSIVREKELGSIINLYVTPVRRSEFLLGKQLPYIALSMLNFLLMTALATTLFDVPVKGSFLALSIAALLFSVCATGMGLVASAVTRSQIAAMFFTMLATLMPAVQFAGLLNPVASLEGPGRVVGELQPVSYFLTISRAIFSKGLDLPQIQGSLWPIILAIPVIMGMALLLLKKQER; this is encoded by the coding sequence ATGAGCCATGGCGACAGCGCGGTCGCCTGCCGCGATGTCTCGCTGCACTACGGCCAGTGCTGCGCACTGGACAAGCTCAGCCTAAGTGTCCCCACCGGCAAGATGGTGGGATTGATCGGCCCCGACGGGGTCGGTAAATCCAGCCTGCTGGCGCTGATCGCCGGCGCACGCAAAATACAGGATGGCGAGCTAAATGTGCTCGGCGGGGATATGCGCGACAGCCGGCACCGCAACCGGATTTGCCCGCGCATCGCCTATATGCCCCAGGGCCTGGGCAAAAACCTTTACGCCACGCTATCAGTGGAGGAAAACCTGCAATTTTTCGGGCGCCTGTTCGATCATGACGCCGATGAGCGGCGGCGACGCATTGACCAGCTGACCCATAGCACCGGGCTCTACGATTTTCTTGACCGGCCCGCGGGTAAACTGTCCGGCGGCATGAAGCAAAAGCTGGGGCTATGTTGCGCGCTGATCCACGACCCCGACCTGCTGATTCTCGACGAGCCGACCACCGGCGTCGACCCGCTGGCCCGCAGCCAGTTCTGGCAGCTGATCAGCGATATACGCCGTCGCCGCCCGGCAATGAGCGTGATCGTCGCCACCGCCTATATGGATGAGGCCCGCAATGCCGATACGCTGATCGCAATGAATCAGGGCCGTATTCTGGCCAACGGCAGTCCAGAACAATTACTGGCCAAGACTGGCAGCGACAGCCTGGAATCCGCCTTTATTGCGCTACTGCCCGAGGCACAGCGCCGGGACTACCAGCCGGTGCAGATTCCCCCTCTGAACATCAGTGAGCAGGCCGATTACGCCATTGAAGCCAGCGAGCTGACCATGCGATTTGGCGATTTTGTGGCGGTGGATCACGTCAATTTTAAGATCCGGCGCGGCGAAATTTTTGGCTTTCTGGGCTCCAACGGCTGCGGCAAGTCGACCACTATGAAAATGCTGACCGGCCTGCTGCCCGCCAGCGAGGGTGACGCCAAACTATTCGGCAAAGCCATCGACCCCCGCGATCTGGCAGTCCGCCACCGGGTCGGCTACATGTCGCAGTCGTTCTCGCTGTATAGCGAACTGACTGTCATGCAGAACCTGGTCCTTCACGCCCGGCTGTTCGGCGTAGACGACGCAGACATTCCCGGCCGCGCCGAGGAAATGCTGGAGCGCTTTTCGCTGACAGGCGTTCGCGACAGCTTGCCCGGCAATCTACCACTGGGCTTGCGTCAGCGCCTGTCACTGGCCGTGGCCCTGGTGCATAAACCCGAACTGCTGATTCTCGACGAACCAACGTCAGGGGTCGATCCGGTGGCCAGGGATAATTTCTGGCGACTGCTTGTCAGCCTGTCCCGGCAGGACGGCGTTACCATTTTTATCAGCACCCACTTCATGAATGAGGCAGAGCGCTGCGACCGCATCTCGCTGATGCATGCCGGGCGGGTACTGATCAGCGACACACCAACAGCCATCCAGCGCTCACGGCAGGCCGAGAGCCTGGAGGCCGCTTTTATTGAATATCTGAGTGAGGCAAGCAGGCAGCGCCGCGACAGCGATGTCGACGCGGCACCCGAACTCGCCGACACCCCGCGCAAGATCAACCCGCACTTTAGCTGGCGTCGAACACTCAGCTACACCCGGCGCGAAGCCCTTGAGCTGCGCCGCGATCCCGTTCGCGGCATGCTGGCGCTGATCGGCTCGGTGTTCCTGATGATTGTGATGGGCTACGGGATCAGTCTGGACGTGGAGGATCTGACTTATGCCATCTACGACCTGGATCAAACCAACCTCAGCCAGAGCTATGCACTCAATCTGAGCGGCTCGCGGTATTTTATTGAGCGACCGCCCATCAAAAGTTACGACGATATGGACGCCCGTCTGCGCAGCGGTGATCTGGCACTCGCCATAGAAATTCCACCGGGCTTCGCTAGAGATGCCAAGCGTGGTGACACGGTGACCGTCGCCGCCTGGGTCGATGGCTCCATGCCCAGTCGGGCGGAAACCGTCGGCGGTTACGTACAAGGCATCCACCAAAACTGGTTAATTCAAATTGCACGCATGCAAATGGGCATGGACGCGCAAACCCTGGCAACAGCCGCCTCGGTAGAAACGCGCTTTCGCTACAACCCCGATGTAACCAGCCTACCGGCCATGGTGCCCGCCATCATGCCGATTCTGCTGCTGCTGATTCCCGCCATGCTCACCGCCCTGTCGATTGTGCGGGAAAAGGAACTGGGCTCGATCATCAACCTCTATGTCACCCCCGTTCGCCGCAGCGAATTTTTGCTGGGTAAGCAGCTTCCCTACATCGCCCTGTCGATGCTCAACTTCCTGCTGATGACTGCCCTTGCGACAACGCTTTTCGACGTCCCGGTTAAAGGCAGCTTCCTGGCGCTGAGCATTGCCGCGTTGCTTTTCTCGGTTTGCGCAACCGGCATGGGACTGGTCGCCTCTGCCGTCACGCGCAGTCAGATTGCCGCGATGTTCTTCACCATGCTGGCCACCCTCATGCCCGCCGTGCAATTTGCCGGCTTACTGAATCCCGTGGCCTCACTGGAAGGCCCCGGCCGCGTTGTCGGCGAACTGCAACCGGTGTCCTACTTCCTCACCATCAGCCGGGCGATTTTCAGCAAGGGACTGGACCTGCCGCAAATTCAGGGATCGTTGTGGCCGATCATTCTCGCGATTCCGGTCATCATGGGTATGGCCTTGTTGCTGCTGAAGAAGCAGGAGCGCTGA
- a CDS encoding PepSY-associated TM helix domain-containing protein, which yields MIRLSQARSKTLLAIHGWSAVALGLLLYAVIVTGTLAVFEDAIGVWADPMPVAPVEEIPNGTGALMADIAARIDPAYLDEVFLFSGTGEHLRALFHYHGDDGTEPAMLFLIDPAQQRVVREVEGLSPDVFRQLGVGALRDFLVDLHVNLLLPGRWGLLATGVLGFAMLVAAVSGLLIHRHLLKELFTLRRKGGLLTARDRHALAGSWNLPFAFLLSFTGAFFSFGGAIGLPAIAYVAFGGDVETVSEELLAPIMAEDDRPSPLANIDAMIQDAARRTGAEPSSLQIHHWGRADASLLVGLNNGDGELLPSAVAYAGASGEFLGLRPALGNAPSLGGDLVSLMSPLHFGNFAGIASKILWFAMGFASAYVALTGLMLWTRRRQAEPGWHWLEKLTVIVGYGLPLALLINAAVYVTRRPVPSAAFYDLLSVFLAAMALTAFYGFAQRDAARSRRGILRAMALVMLALPAARYWGGGLGWQAAISGGLPAVLTIDGLLLVSGAWLLWTQRRAPAPAMLETESEPEALKS from the coding sequence GTGATTCGATTGTCGCAGGCGCGCAGCAAAACCCTGTTGGCCATCCACGGATGGTCAGCCGTTGCGCTCGGTTTGCTGTTGTACGCGGTGATTGTTACCGGCACGCTGGCGGTGTTCGAAGATGCGATTGGCGTGTGGGCGGATCCCATGCCAGTGGCGCCCGTTGAGGAGATTCCCAACGGCACCGGCGCCCTGATGGCCGACATTGCTGCGCGAATTGACCCCGCCTATCTCGATGAGGTTTTCCTGTTCTCCGGGACCGGCGAACACCTGCGGGCGCTGTTTCACTACCATGGTGACGACGGTACAGAACCGGCAATGCTGTTTTTGATTGATCCGGCACAGCAGCGGGTGGTTCGCGAGGTTGAGGGTTTGTCGCCGGATGTCTTTCGGCAGTTGGGTGTGGGGGCGCTTCGGGATTTTCTGGTCGACCTGCACGTGAATTTGCTGCTGCCGGGGCGCTGGGGGTTACTGGCGACGGGCGTATTGGGGTTTGCCATGCTGGTCGCGGCGGTCAGTGGCCTGCTGATCCACCGCCACCTGCTCAAAGAGCTGTTCACACTGCGTCGCAAAGGGGGATTGCTCACTGCGCGCGACCGCCATGCGCTGGCGGGCAGCTGGAATTTGCCGTTTGCCTTTCTGCTGTCATTCACTGGTGCGTTCTTCAGCTTTGGCGGGGCCATCGGGCTGCCCGCAATCGCCTACGTCGCGTTTGGTGGCGATGTGGAAACCGTCAGTGAGGAGTTGCTGGCGCCGATTATGGCTGAGGATGATCGTCCATCGCCGCTCGCGAATATCGACGCGATGATACAGGATGCCGCGCGACGAACCGGGGCTGAGCCCAGCAGTTTGCAGATTCATCACTGGGGGCGAGCAGATGCGAGCCTGCTTGTCGGCCTGAATAATGGAGACGGTGAACTGCTGCCATCCGCGGTCGCGTATGCCGGCGCTTCCGGCGAGTTTCTGGGTTTGCGCCCGGCGCTGGGGAATGCCCCCTCGCTCGGTGGCGATCTGGTCAGCCTGATGTCACCGCTGCATTTCGGAAATTTTGCGGGTATCGCCTCGAAAATACTGTGGTTCGCCATGGGGTTTGCCAGTGCCTACGTAGCCCTCACCGGGCTCATGTTGTGGACTCGGCGTCGACAGGCCGAGCCGGGCTGGCATTGGCTGGAAAAGCTGACGGTGATCGTCGGCTATGGCTTGCCGCTGGCACTGCTGATCAATGCGGCCGTGTATGTGACCCGTCGGCCGGTTCCCAGTGCCGCATTTTACGACCTGCTGAGCGTCTTTCTGGCGGCAATGGCTCTTACCGCGTTTTACGGCTTTGCGCAGCGTGATGCGGCGCGCAGCCGCAGGGGTATTCTGCGAGCGATGGCGCTGGTAATGCTGGCATTGCCGGCGGCGCGATACTGGGGCGGTGGTTTGGGATGGCAGGCCGCGATCTCTGGCGGCTTGCCAGCCGTGTTGACGATCGACGGTTTACTGCTGGTCAGCGGGGCCTGGCTGCTGTGGACACAGCGCCGTGCGCCAGCGCCTGCCATGCTTGAGACAGAGTCAGAACCCGAGGCGCTGAAGTCATGA
- a CDS encoding HlyD family secretion protein, whose protein sequence is MSASLKKYGLFAIIALLAFAAYSWMQQQNSGYGDAFVSGNGRLEATEVDIATKLAGRVDSILVKEGEMVKTGQVLARMQVTSLEAQRNEARAMLMQTQQSVATADAQVAMSESDMAAARAVVLQRESERDAAAKRLKRSEALAREGNISHQTVDDERSALNSAIAAVSAAKAQVKAAESAVVAATAQAEGARTAVTAAAATLARIEADLADAELKAPRDGRIQYRVAQPGEVVAAGGKIVNLVDLTDVTMNFFLPEAAAGRLKLGSDVRLILDAAPDLVIPASVSFVASTAQFTPKTVETASERQKLMFKVKARIDPALLRQHQSVVKTGIPGIAWIKLDDSIDWPEALHIKVPQ, encoded by the coding sequence ATGTCGGCATCGCTCAAGAAGTACGGACTCTTCGCCATCATTGCACTGTTAGCGTTCGCAGCCTACAGCTGGATGCAGCAGCAGAATTCGGGGTATGGCGACGCCTTTGTCAGCGGTAACGGCCGCCTTGAGGCCACCGAAGTGGATATTGCCACCAAGCTTGCCGGGCGTGTTGACAGCATTCTCGTTAAAGAAGGCGAAATGGTAAAAACCGGCCAGGTGCTCGCGCGAATGCAAGTGACCAGCCTTGAAGCACAGCGCAATGAAGCCCGCGCCATGCTGATGCAAACTCAGCAGAGTGTCGCGACCGCTGACGCGCAGGTGGCGATGAGCGAGAGTGACATGGCCGCCGCACGCGCGGTGGTATTGCAGCGAGAAAGCGAACGGGACGCCGCGGCAAAACGCCTGAAACGATCAGAAGCACTCGCCCGCGAGGGGAATATTTCCCACCAGACAGTGGATGACGAACGCTCAGCCTTGAACAGTGCCATCGCGGCCGTCAGCGCCGCCAAAGCCCAAGTTAAAGCCGCAGAGTCGGCCGTCGTCGCCGCAACGGCTCAGGCCGAAGGCGCGAGAACCGCCGTCACCGCTGCCGCCGCGACACTGGCCCGCATTGAAGCTGATCTAGCTGACGCCGAACTCAAAGCCCCCCGCGACGGACGGATTCAATACCGCGTTGCCCAGCCCGGCGAAGTCGTCGCGGCGGGAGGAAAAATTGTCAATCTGGTCGATCTTACCGATGTCACCATGAACTTTTTCCTCCCCGAAGCGGCGGCCGGGCGCCTGAAGCTGGGCAGCGATGTTCGCCTCATTCTCGATGCAGCCCCCGATCTGGTCATTCCCGCCTCGGTTTCCTTCGTCGCCAGCACTGCCCAGTTCACCCCGAAAACGGTCGAAACCGCCAGCGAACGCCAGAAACTGATGTTCAAAGTCAAAGCCCGCATTGATCCCGCACTGCTGCGACAACACCAGTCCGTCGTCAAAACCGGCATTCCCGGTATTGCCTGGATCAAGCTGGATGACAGTATTGACTGGCCCGAAGCCCTGCACATCAAGGTGCCACAATGA